From one Pseudomonas sp. S35 genomic stretch:
- the recQ gene encoding DNA helicase RecQ → MLDQAQRVLKDIFGYDSFRGRQGAIIERVASGGDALVLMPTGGGKSLCFQVPSLLRNGLAVVVSPLIALMDDQVATLEELGVAAAALNSTLSAEQQRDLAARIKRGEVKMLYLAPERLVQPRMLAFLQSLEIALFAIDEAHCVSQWGHDFRREYLQLGQLAELFPDVPRIALTATADKRTREEIVERLHLQNAERFLSSFDRPNIFYRIVPKEQPRKQLLAFLSERRSDAGIVYCLSRKKVDEVAAFLCEQGYPALPYHAGLPNETRSAHQKRFLNEEGLIMVATIAFGMGIDKSNVRFVAHMDLPKSLEAYYQETGRAGRDGLPADAWMVYGLQDVVMLKQMLQNSEGDERHKRLEQHKLDAMLSLCEETRCRRQTLLAYFDEDMPQPCGHCDNCIDGVQTWDATEPARQALSTIYRTGQRYGVGHLVDVLLGKDNEKVRSFGHEKLSVYGVGKARAEGEWRSLFRQMVARGLVDIDIEGYGGLRLNDSCRALLKGEVSLELRRDLKPQTTAKTSTSQASQLVRGEEREQWEALRTLRRKLAQEHSVPPYVIFPDSTLLEMLREQPTTMAEMARVSGVGARKLERYGQAFLEVLGGQADAPKEIADIRHELISLARAGMTPIQIAGQLQCSEKNVYTLLAESIGQQQLSLEQALDLPEDLLGEIQDAFLDGEGELPPVAEIAPLFTGRVPEGVLYCVRAALQSEFEI, encoded by the coding sequence ATGCTCGATCAGGCTCAACGCGTCCTCAAGGACATCTTCGGCTACGACAGTTTTCGTGGCCGCCAGGGTGCGATCATTGAGCGCGTGGCCAGCGGCGGCGATGCCCTGGTACTGATGCCTACCGGTGGCGGCAAATCGTTGTGCTTCCAGGTGCCTTCGTTGCTGCGCAACGGGCTGGCGGTGGTGGTGTCACCGCTGATCGCATTGATGGATGACCAGGTGGCGACCCTGGAAGAACTTGGTGTCGCCGCCGCCGCGCTGAACTCCACCCTTAGTGCTGAGCAGCAGCGCGACTTGGCCGCACGTATCAAGCGCGGTGAGGTGAAGATGCTCTACCTGGCCCCCGAACGCCTGGTGCAGCCGCGCATGCTGGCCTTCTTGCAGAGTCTGGAAATTGCCCTGTTCGCCATCGATGAGGCGCATTGCGTCTCGCAATGGGGCCATGATTTCCGGCGCGAATATTTGCAGTTGGGTCAATTGGCCGAACTCTTCCCCGACGTTCCGCGTATCGCCCTGACAGCCACCGCCGACAAGCGCACCCGCGAAGAAATCGTCGAGCGCCTGCACCTGCAGAACGCCGAGCGTTTCCTGTCGAGTTTCGACCGCCCGAATATCTTCTACCGTATCGTGCCCAAGGAGCAGCCGCGCAAACAGTTGCTGGCGTTCCTCTCCGAGCGCCGCAGCGATGCCGGCATCGTCTATTGCCTGTCGCGCAAGAAGGTCGATGAAGTGGCCGCGTTCCTCTGTGAACAGGGCTACCCGGCGCTGCCATACCATGCCGGCCTGCCCAACGAAACGCGCTCGGCCCACCAGAAGCGCTTCCTCAATGAGGAAGGCCTGATCATGGTGGCAACCATCGCGTTCGGCATGGGCATCGACAAATCCAACGTGCGTTTCGTGGCCCATATGGATTTGCCCAAGTCCCTTGAGGCGTACTACCAGGAGACCGGACGTGCCGGCCGTGATGGCCTGCCGGCGGATGCCTGGATGGTCTACGGCCTGCAGGACGTGGTCATGCTCAAGCAGATGTTGCAGAACTCCGAAGGCGATGAGCGCCACAAGCGACTGGAGCAGCACAAACTCGACGCCATGCTCTCGCTGTGCGAAGAGACCCGCTGCCGTCGCCAGACCTTGCTGGCGTATTTCGACGAAGACATGCCGCAGCCGTGCGGTCACTGTGACAACTGCATCGATGGCGTGCAGACCTGGGACGCCACCGAGCCCGCGCGTCAGGCACTGTCGACCATCTACCGCACCGGCCAGCGTTATGGCGTGGGCCACCTGGTGGATGTGTTGCTGGGCAAGGACAACGAGAAAGTCCGCAGCTTCGGCCACGAAAAACTCTCGGTCTACGGTGTTGGTAAAGCCCGCGCCGAGGGCGAGTGGCGTTCGCTGTTCCGGCAGATGGTCGCGCGCGGCCTGGTGGACATCGATATCGAAGGCTACGGCGGGCTGCGGCTGAACGACAGTTGCCGTGCGCTGCTCAAGGGTGAGGTGAGCCTGGAGTTGCGCCGTGACCTCAAGCCACAGACCACCGCCAAGACCAGCACCAGCCAGGCCAGCCAGCTTGTACGGGGCGAGGAACGCGAACAGTGGGAAGCGCTGCGTACCCTGCGACGCAAACTGGCCCAGGAACACAGCGTGCCGCCCTACGTTATTTTCCCCGACTCCACCTTGCTGGAAATGCTGCGCGAGCAGCCCACCACCATGGCCGAGATGGCGCGGGTCAGCGGCGTCGGTGCGCGCAAGCTGGAGCGTTATGGCCAGGCGTTCCTCGAAGTGCTCGGCGGCCAGGCCGACGCACCGAAGGAAATTGCCGATATTCGCCACGAACTGATCAGTCTCGCACGCGCTGGCATGACCCCGATCCAGATCGCCGGCCAACTGCAATGCTCGGAGAAAAACGTCTACACCTTGCTCGCCGAATCCATCGGCCAGCAGCAGTTGTCTCTGGAGCAGGCCCTTGATTTGCCGGAAGATTTGCTTGGTGAAATCCAGGATGCGTTCCTCGACGGAGAAGGCGAGTTGCCACCCGTTGCCGAGATCGCACCACTGTTTACCGGGCGTGTTCCTGAGGGCGTTTTGTACTGCGTACGGGCCGCCTTGCAGTCTGAATTCGAAATTTAG
- a CDS encoding YecA family protein, protein MSFAEQLTRLQAFLDADELHDEALDYVAAHGYLTALSICAEVVPDREWIDALFAEEPHYADAAQREEIEATLLALKAHIGRQLASDEEFELPCELDLGEEPDDSDLRGWCIGFMEGVFLREAAWFETAEEEVSEMLLPIMVGSGLFDDQPEFSDIAADANLMDDMIVQIPEALTALYLLCNAPDEKPAILKPRHH, encoded by the coding sequence ATGTCCTTCGCTGAGCAACTAACCCGCCTGCAAGCCTTCCTCGACGCCGACGAGCTGCATGACGAGGCGCTGGACTACGTGGCCGCCCACGGCTACCTGACCGCCCTTTCGATCTGCGCCGAAGTCGTACCCGACCGTGAGTGGATCGACGCGCTTTTCGCCGAAGAGCCGCACTACGCCGACGCTGCCCAGCGCGAAGAAATCGAAGCCACCCTGCTGGCCCTCAAAGCCCACATCGGTCGCCAACTGGCGTCCGACGAGGAATTCGAGCTGCCGTGCGAGCTGGACCTGGGCGAAGAGCCGGACGATTCCGACCTGCGCGGCTGGTGCATTGGCTTCATGGAAGGCGTGTTCCTGCGCGAAGCCGCCTGGTTCGAAACCGCCGAGGAAGAAGTCAGCGAAATGCTGCTGCCGATCATGGTCGGTTCGGGCCTGTTCGACGACCAGCCGGAATTTTCCGACATCGCCGCCGACGCCAACCTGATGGACGACATGATCGTACAGATCCCGGAAGCCCTGACCGCCCTGTACCTGCTGTGCAACGCCCCTGACGAAAAACCGGCAATCCTCAAGCCACGTCACCACTGA
- a CDS encoding YbaN family protein has product MGNRSLLLRYALLAIGWLSVALGVIGIFLPVLPTTPFLLLAAACFARSSPRFYHWLVEHPRLGPWIRDYLDGNGIPLKGKVYAIGLMWLSIGLSCYLVPLPWARGFMLTSAVLVTIYIVRQKTLPPR; this is encoded by the coding sequence ATGGGCAATCGCTCGCTCCTCCTGCGCTACGCACTGCTGGCCATCGGCTGGTTGAGCGTGGCGCTAGGGGTGATCGGCATTTTCCTACCGGTATTGCCGACCACACCCTTCCTCCTGCTCGCCGCTGCCTGCTTCGCCCGCAGCTCCCCGCGCTTCTACCACTGGCTGGTGGAACACCCGCGCCTGGGCCCCTGGATTCGTGACTATCTGGACGGCAACGGCATCCCGCTCAAAGGCAAGGTCTACGCCATCGGCTTGATGTGGCTGAGCATCGGCCTGTCCTGTTACCTGGTGCCGCTGCCCTGGGCACGAGGGTTCATGCTGACCAGTGCGGTGCTGGTGACGATCTACATCGTGCGCCAGAAAACCCTGCCGCCACGCTGA
- a CDS encoding PAS domain-containing hybrid sensor histidine kinase/response regulator, giving the protein MTLSSGLIAAVALAYMAIMFAIAFYGDRRRAPLPPRVRAWVYSLSLAVYCTSWTFFGAVGQAAEQLWAFLPIYLGPVLLLVLAPWVLQKMILISKQENITSIADFIAARYGKSQSLAVVVALICLVGVLPYIALQLKGIVLGVNLLIGAGADTTGTRAQDTALIVSLVLALFTIVFGTRNLDATEHHRGMVLAIAFESLVKLFAFLAVGAFVTYGLYDGFGDLFSQAMLAPRLEEYWKETVNWPSMVVQTGVAMMAIICLPRQFHVTVVENIDPQDLRVAKWVFPAYLILAALFVIPIALGGKMLLPGSVLPDSYVISLPMAEAHPALAVLAFIGGASAATGMVIVASIALSTMVSNDMLLPWLLRRSSAERPFEVFRHWMLSVRRVSIVIILLLAYVSYRLLGSTASLATIGQIAFAAVTQLAPAMLGALYWKQANRRGVFAGLAAGTFLWFYTLVLPVTAKSLGWSLSLFPGLTWMHSHPLGLSVTSLTLGTVFSLAGNFTLFVWVSMLSRTRVSEHWQAGRFIGQEISQRANARSMLSVQISDLLSLAARFVGEERAQQSFIRFAYRQGKGFNPNQNADNDWIAHTERLLAGVLGASSTRAVVKAAIEGREMQLEDVVRIADEASEVLQFNRALLQGAIENITQGISVVDQSLKLVAWNRRYLELFNYPDGLISVGRPIADIIRYNAERGLCGPGEAEVHVARRLHWMRQGRAHTSERLFPNGRVIELIGNPMPGGGFVMSFTDITAFREAEQALTEANEGLEQRVTERTHELSQLNVALTDAKGVAESASQSKTRFLAAVSHDLMQPLNAARLFSAALSHQNDGLSSEARQLVQHLDSSLRSAEDLISDLLDISRLENGKINPQRQPFVLNELFDTLGAEFKALAQEQGLRFRLRGSRMRIDSDIKLLRRILQNFLTNAFRYADGPVLLGVRRRKGELCLEVWDRGPGIPQDKQKVIFEEFKRLDSHQTRAEKGLGLGLAIADGLCRVLGHRLSVRSWPGKGSVFSVRVPLARNQTSPQAKAPQENGLPLSGAQVLCVDNEESILIGMRSLLTRWGCEVWTATDQAQCAALLAEGVRPQLALVDYHLDHGETGTELMGWLRAQLAEPIPGVVISADGRPEMVAEVHAAGLDYLAKPVKPAALRALLSRHLPL; this is encoded by the coding sequence ATGACGCTGTCCAGCGGGCTGATCGCCGCCGTTGCCCTGGCCTATATGGCCATTATGTTTGCCATTGCCTTCTACGGGGACCGTCGCCGCGCTCCGTTGCCGCCACGTGTGCGCGCCTGGGTGTACAGCCTGTCGCTGGCGGTGTATTGCACCAGTTGGACCTTCTTCGGTGCCGTAGGCCAGGCCGCCGAACAGCTGTGGGCGTTTTTACCCATCTATCTAGGGCCAGTGCTGTTACTGGTGTTGGCACCCTGGGTGCTGCAAAAGATGATCCTGATCAGCAAGCAGGAAAACATCACCTCCATCGCCGACTTCATCGCCGCACGCTACGGCAAGTCCCAGTCACTGGCTGTGGTGGTCGCGCTGATCTGCCTGGTGGGCGTGCTGCCGTATATCGCCCTGCAACTCAAAGGCATCGTGCTGGGGGTGAACCTGCTGATCGGCGCGGGGGCCGACACCACCGGCACCCGCGCCCAGGACACCGCACTGATCGTGTCGCTGGTGCTGGCGTTGTTCACCATCGTGTTTGGTACGCGCAACCTCGACGCCACGGAGCACCACCGTGGCATGGTGCTGGCGATTGCGTTTGAATCTTTGGTCAAGCTGTTTGCGTTTCTCGCCGTCGGCGCGTTTGTAACCTACGGCCTGTATGACGGTTTCGGTGACCTGTTCAGCCAAGCGATGCTGGCACCACGGCTGGAGGAATACTGGAAGGAAACCGTCAACTGGCCATCGATGGTAGTGCAGACCGGCGTCGCGATGATGGCGATCATCTGCCTACCGCGCCAGTTTCATGTGACGGTGGTGGAAAACATCGACCCCCAGGATTTGCGCGTGGCCAAGTGGGTCTTTCCCGCTTACCTGATCCTTGCCGCATTGTTCGTGATCCCCATCGCCCTCGGCGGCAAAATGCTGCTGCCCGGTTCGGTGCTGCCCGACTCCTACGTGATCAGCCTGCCTATGGCCGAAGCCCACCCGGCGCTGGCGGTGCTGGCGTTTATCGGCGGCGCATCGGCGGCCACCGGCATGGTGATTGTGGCGAGCATCGCCCTGTCGACCATGGTCTCCAACGATATGTTGCTGCCGTGGCTGTTGCGGCGCTCCAGCGCCGAACGACCTTTCGAGGTGTTCCGTCATTGGATGCTCTCGGTGCGCCGGGTCAGCATCGTGATCATCTTGCTGCTCGCGTATGTCAGCTACCGCCTGCTGGGCTCTACGGCGAGCCTGGCCACCATCGGCCAGATCGCCTTTGCCGCCGTCACCCAACTCGCCCCCGCGATGCTCGGCGCGCTGTATTGGAAACAGGCCAACCGAAGGGGTGTGTTTGCCGGGTTGGCAGCGGGTACATTCCTGTGGTTCTACACCCTGGTCCTACCCGTAACCGCGAAAAGCCTGGGCTGGTCCCTCAGCCTTTTCCCAGGGCTGACATGGATGCATTCCCACCCGCTCGGCTTGTCCGTCACGTCACTGACCCTGGGCACCGTGTTCTCCCTGGCAGGCAACTTCACGTTGTTTGTGTGGGTGTCGATGCTGTCGCGTACCCGCGTGTCTGAACACTGGCAAGCCGGGCGCTTTATCGGCCAGGAAATCAGCCAGCGCGCCAACGCCCGCTCGATGCTCTCGGTACAGATCAGCGACCTGCTCAGCCTCGCGGCGCGTTTTGTCGGTGAAGAGCGCGCCCAGCAGAGTTTTATCCGCTTCGCCTATCGCCAGGGCAAAGGCTTCAACCCCAATCAGAATGCCGACAACGACTGGATTGCCCACACCGAACGCCTATTGGCCGGTGTGCTCGGCGCTTCTTCGACGCGCGCTGTAGTAAAAGCGGCGATTGAAGGGCGGGAAATGCAACTGGAGGACGTAGTACGCATCGCCGACGAAGCCTCGGAAGTGCTGCAGTTCAACCGCGCGTTGCTGCAAGGCGCCATCGAAAACATCACCCAGGGCATCAGCGTGGTGGACCAGTCCCTCAAGCTGGTGGCCTGGAACCGACGTTACCTGGAGTTGTTCAACTACCCTGACGGGCTGATCAGCGTTGGTCGGCCGATTGCCGACATTATTCGCTACAACGCCGAACGCGGCCTGTGCGGCCCAGGCGAAGCCGAAGTACATGTGGCGCGACGCCTGCACTGGATGCGCCAGGGCCGCGCTCACACCTCAGAACGGCTGTTTCCCAATGGGCGGGTAATCGAGCTGATCGGCAACCCGATGCCAGGCGGCGGCTTTGTCATGAGTTTCACCGACATTACAGCGTTCCGCGAAGCCGAGCAGGCACTTACCGAAGCCAACGAAGGCCTTGAGCAACGGGTGACCGAGCGCACCCATGAACTGTCGCAGCTCAATGTGGCACTCACCGATGCCAAAGGCGTGGCCGAGTCCGCCAGCCAGTCGAAGACTCGCTTCCTCGCGGCAGTCAGTCATGACTTGATGCAACCGCTGAACGCCGCACGCCTGTTCTCCGCTGCCCTCTCCCATCAGAACGACGGCCTCTCCAGCGAAGCCCGGCAACTGGTGCAGCACCTGGACAGTTCGCTGCGCTCCGCCGAAGACCTGATCAGCGACTTGTTGGATATCTCGCGCCTGGAAAACGGCAAGATCAACCCGCAACGCCAGCCCTTTGTGCTCAACGAACTGTTCGACACCCTGGGCGCGGAATTCAAGGCCCTGGCCCAGGAGCAAGGCCTGCGGTTTCGCCTGCGCGGCAGTCGCATGCGCATCGACAGCGACATCAAGCTGCTGCGACGGATCCTGCAGAACTTCCTGACCAACGCTTTTCGCTATGCCGATGGCCCGGTGCTGCTTGGCGTGCGCCGACGCAAGGGCGAGCTGTGCCTGGAAGTATGGGACCGCGGCCCCGGTATCCCGCAGGATAAACAGAAGGTGATCTTCGAAGAGTTCAAACGCCTGGACAGCCACCAGACCCGCGCCGAGAAAGGCCTGGGCCTGGGCCTGGCAATCGCCGACGGCCTGTGCCGCGTGCTGGGCCATCGCCTCAGCGTGCGTTCGTGGCCCGGCAAGGGCAGCGTATTCAGCGTGCGCGTACCGCTGGCGCGCAATCAAACCAGCCCACAGGCCAAGGCCCCCCAAGAAAATGGCTTGCCGCTGAGCGGCGCGCAGGTGCTGTGCGTGGATAACGAAGAGAGCATCCTGATTGGCATGCGCAGCCTGCTGACGCGCTGGGGCTGCGAGGTGTGGACCGCCACCGACCAGGCGCAATGCGCGGCGCTGCTGGCAGAAGGCGTGCGGCCGCAGTTGGCGTTGGTGGATTACCACCTGGACCACGGCGAGACCGGCACTGAATTGATGGGGTGGCTGCGGGCACAGTTGGCGGAGCCGATCCCCGGCGTAGTCATCAGTGCGGACGGCCGTCCCGAGATGGTGGCCGAGGTGCATGCCGCCGGCTTGGATTATTTGGCCAAGCCGGTGAAGCCGGCGGCGCTGCGGGCGTTGCTCAGCAGGCACTTACCTCTGTAA
- the rmuC gene encoding DNA recombination protein RmuC — protein MLEERLATAQLAQEGLAAQLDASRDEISDLSQANAAKQADLAAVRREVELLQIDRDNARDAAHAWNLDRSAKETELRRLDALASGLRAELREQQDSHQQRLTDLQGSRDELRAQFAELAGKIFDEREQRFAETSQERLGQLLDPLKERIQSFEKRVEESYQNEARERFSLAKELERLQQLNLRLSDEATNLTRALKGQKTQGNWGELILERVLEHAGLEKGREYQTQVSLKGPDGERFQPDVLIMLPGDKQVVVDSKVSLTAYQQYVAADDEVIGQAALKQHVLSLRNHVKGLAGKDYKRLEGLHSLDFVLLFVPIEAAFSAALQAEPNLFQEAFDRHIVIVSPTTLLATLRVIDSLWKQERQSQNAREIAERAGWLYDKFVLFIQDLDEVGNRLQQLDKAYSAARNKLTDGRGNLVSRTEQLRLLGARASKSLPADLLERAMTDSDGVAHLPE, from the coding sequence CTGCTTGAAGAGCGCTTGGCGACTGCGCAACTGGCCCAAGAAGGCCTCGCCGCGCAACTGGACGCCAGCCGCGACGAAATCAGCGACCTCAGCCAGGCCAACGCTGCCAAACAAGCCGACCTGGCTGCGGTGCGCCGCGAGGTCGAACTGTTGCAGATCGACCGCGACAATGCCCGCGACGCTGCCCACGCCTGGAACCTTGACCGCAGCGCCAAGGAAACCGAACTGCGCCGCCTGGACGCCTTGGCGTCCGGCCTGCGCGCTGAACTGCGCGAACAGCAGGACAGCCATCAACAGCGCCTCACCGACCTGCAAGGCTCGCGAGACGAACTGCGTGCGCAGTTCGCCGAGCTGGCCGGCAAGATCTTCGACGAGCGCGAGCAGCGCTTTGCCGAAACCAGCCAGGAACGGCTCGGCCAGTTGCTCGACCCGTTGAAGGAACGCATCCAGTCCTTCGAAAAGCGCGTGGAAGAGAGCTATCAGAACGAGGCACGTGAGCGCTTTTCCCTGGCCAAAGAGCTTGAGCGCCTGCAACAACTGAACTTGCGTCTGTCAGACGAGGCCACCAACCTGACCCGTGCCCTCAAGGGCCAGAAAACCCAGGGTAACTGGGGCGAACTGATCCTCGAACGTGTGCTGGAACATGCCGGGCTGGAGAAGGGCCGTGAGTACCAGACCCAGGTCAGCCTCAAGGGCCCGGACGGCGAACGCTTCCAGCCGGATGTGTTGATCATGTTGCCCGGTGACAAACAGGTGGTGGTGGACTCCAAGGTCAGCCTGACGGCGTATCAGCAGTACGTCGCGGCCGATGATGAGGTGATCGGCCAGGCGGCCTTGAAGCAGCATGTGCTGTCGCTGCGCAATCATGTCAAAGGCTTGGCCGGCAAGGATTACAAACGCCTGGAAGGCCTGCATAGCCTGGATTTCGTGTTGCTGTTCGTGCCGATCGAAGCGGCGTTTTCTGCCGCCTTGCAGGCTGAGCCGAACTTGTTCCAGGAAGCCTTCGACCGCCATATCGTGATTGTCAGCCCCACGACCTTGCTCGCCACCTTGCGGGTGATCGACAGCCTGTGGAAGCAGGAGCGCCAAAGCCAGAACGCCAGGGAGATCGCCGAGCGTGCCGGGTGGCTGTACGACAAGTTTGTGTTGTTTATCCAGGACCTGGACGAAGTGGGCAACCGTCTGCAGCAGTTGGATAAAGCTTACAGCGCAGCGCGGAACAAACTGACAGATGGACGCGGAAATCTGGTCAGCCGCACCGAACAACTCAGACTGCTCGGCGCCCGCGCCAGTAAAAGTCTGCCGGCTGATTTGCTGGAGCGGGCCATGACCGACTCCGACGGCGTGGCACACCTCCCCGAATAA
- a CDS encoding outer membrane protein transport protein, with amino-acid sequence MKKVMLKTTLSLAVAMASSQLFASGFALNEQSVSGMGTGFAGRSSSADDASTVYGNPAGMSRLNGQQITGGVAAIDASTNIKDAKGLPSGSNKGDMVPFTAVPFGFYTNKLNDQWAIGFGVYAPFGLVTDYENGFQGRGFGSKSEVKVMTFQPTVSYAFNDKVSIGFGPTINRISGVLESDKTLSLTQPDTNVKIKGDDTAIGFNVGVLVQATDTTRVGLTYHSKVKYKLEGHTEVSGPPLTQGFLANNRYDASLKIETPESYDLSVTQDLTDAWKLYGGATWTRWSRLKEITVNNEGVTAANGGALAPSRISSITEEQNWHDTWAYAVGTSYQLTKQVVLRTGLTFDQSPTNNKDRSPRIPTGDRTIFSVGLGYKVMDNMTVDLAYSYLKEEDIKVNNTSAPFNYSAKYENSANGFGLGMTYTF; translated from the coding sequence ATGAAAAAAGTAATGCTCAAGACCACACTTAGCCTCGCCGTTGCCATGGCATCCTCCCAACTGTTCGCGAGCGGTTTCGCACTGAACGAACAGAGCGTCAGCGGGATGGGTACGGGTTTCGCAGGTCGCTCCTCTTCTGCCGATGATGCAAGCACCGTTTACGGTAACCCTGCCGGTATGTCGCGCCTCAATGGCCAGCAAATCACGGGCGGCGTTGCTGCGATTGACGCATCGACCAATATCAAAGATGCGAAGGGCCTTCCAAGCGGCTCCAACAAAGGCGACATGGTTCCGTTCACCGCGGTGCCATTCGGCTTCTACACCAACAAACTCAACGATCAGTGGGCCATCGGCTTTGGTGTGTATGCACCATTCGGCCTGGTGACCGACTATGAAAACGGCTTCCAGGGCCGTGGCTTCGGCAGCAAGAGCGAAGTGAAGGTCATGACCTTCCAGCCGACTGTCAGCTATGCGTTCAACGACAAGGTATCCATCGGTTTTGGCCCGACCATCAACCGGATTTCCGGTGTGCTGGAGTCGGACAAGACCCTGAGCCTCACACAGCCCGACACCAACGTCAAAATCAAAGGCGATGACACCGCGATTGGCTTCAACGTTGGTGTGTTGGTCCAGGCCACCGACACCACCCGCGTGGGCCTGACCTACCACTCCAAGGTCAAGTACAAGCTTGAAGGCCACACCGAAGTGTCCGGCCCTCCTTTGACCCAAGGTTTCCTGGCAAACAACCGTTACGACGCGTCGCTGAAAATTGAAACGCCGGAATCCTACGACCTGTCGGTCACTCAAGACCTGACTGACGCTTGGAAACTGTACGGCGGTGCAACCTGGACACGCTGGAGCCGCCTGAAAGAGATCACCGTCAACAACGAGGGTGTGACTGCGGCAAACGGCGGTGCCTTGGCCCCATCCCGTATCAGCAGCATCACCGAAGAGCAGAACTGGCACGACACCTGGGCCTACGCCGTGGGTACTTCGTACCAGTTGACCAAGCAGGTCGTACTGCGTACCGGTCTGACCTTCGATCAGTCGCCCACCAACAACAAAGACCGCTCGCCACGTATTCCTACCGGCGACCGGACAATCTTCAGTGTTGGCCTGGGCTACAAAGTGATGGATAACATGACGGTCGACCTGGCTTACTCCTACCTCAAGGAAGAAGACATCAAGGTCAATAACACGTCTGCGCCGTTCAACTACAGCGCCAAGTACGAAAACAGTGCCAACGGTTTCGGCCTGGGCATGACTTACACCTTCTGA
- a CDS encoding redoxin domain-containing protein codes for MQMRWLAVPVLMAAFGGVALAADCPPLLEGQLPKLRAKESIDLCQRFAGKPLVIVNTASFCGFAPQFKGLEALYQRYKDQGLEVIGVPSDDFKQEAKTGEETAKVCYVNYGVTFTMTEPQKVKGPDAVNLFKVLAQQSNAPKWNFYKYVVDRQGKVIADFSSLTKPDSPELIKAVEAAIASKP; via the coding sequence ATGCAGATGCGCTGGCTGGCTGTACCTGTGCTGATGGCGGCTTTTGGCGGTGTGGCGTTGGCTGCCGATTGTCCGCCCTTGCTTGAAGGCCAATTGCCCAAACTGCGCGCCAAGGAATCCATCGATCTGTGCCAGCGCTTTGCCGGCAAACCGCTGGTGATCGTCAATACTGCGAGTTTCTGCGGGTTCGCGCCGCAGTTCAAAGGCCTTGAAGCCTTGTATCAGCGTTACAAGGACCAAGGGCTGGAAGTGATCGGCGTGCCGTCCGATGACTTCAAGCAAGAAGCCAAGACCGGCGAAGAGACCGCCAAGGTCTGCTACGTGAATTACGGCGTGACCTTCACCATGACCGAGCCGCAGAAGGTCAAGGGGCCGGACGCTGTGAATCTGTTCAAGGTGCTGGCGCAGCAGAGCAACGCGCCGAAGTGGAATTTCTACAAGTATGTGGTCGATCGCCAGGGCAAGGTGATCGCCGATTTTTCCAGCCTGACCAAGCCAGACAGTCCGGAGTTGATCAAGGCCGTGGAGGCGGCGATAGCGTCCAAGCCTTGA